One stretch of Arachis hypogaea cultivar Tifrunner chromosome 20, arahy.Tifrunner.gnm2.J5K5, whole genome shotgun sequence DNA includes these proteins:
- the LOC112786157 gene encoding uncharacterized protein produces MADEHSHAPSINQAEILAINEALRAENQKMAELLRQMGHDRSKGEHKSAENKDNDDEHTSETKHIIPKTTKTTTKKRTNPFAKEVMSFEMPQNFTLPSTLKPYNGIGDPNVHVTKFQAMMFMNKDSDPILCHTFPTFLDGAALIWFSNLPKGSISNFDELAAQFVNHFAASKIYVHNSDYLSTIKQGPNESLKDYMTRFAEATNEIPNLNPEVHLHALKSGLRPGKFQESVVIAKPKTLAEVEEFRALRRADKPIPSRDEEREDIIKDILHSKLIKPPNRAGTYQDQHYLDKSKYCAFHQKYGHTTDDCVIAKDVLEKLARQGLLGKYISSRGRKRSTDDLGQQSKPTDNSRDKGKKVDNDINPPRRIINRISGDFAGGGCTNLARKRSYRTMMTMTETTTSQPVEKDKPEISFVPKDYKANDRNLDDPVVITAQVGEPLVRKILMDSGSSADVLFYSTFQKMKLSDKNLQPSSEELVGFSGERVFIRGYIWLQTTFGEYPNSKTIDIQYLVVDCRNPYNIILGRQSLNAFNAIVSTVHLCVKFLSQDNKVITIHGD; encoded by the exons ATGGCGGACGAGCACAGTCACGCTCCCTCCATCAATCAGGCGGAAATTTTAGCAATCAACGAGGCCCTCAGGGCCGAGAATCAAAAAATGGCTGAGCTCCTGCGACAGATGGGGCACGACCGAAGCAAGGGAGAACACAAGAGTGCCGAAAATAAGGACAATGATGACGAGCACACCTCGGAAACCAAACACATCATCCCCAAAACCACCAAAACGACCACCAAAAAAAGAACCAACCCCTTCGCCAAAGAAGTCATGAGTTTTGAAATGCCTCAGAATTTCACCTTACCGTCAACCTTAAAACCCTACAATGGAATAGGAGATCCGAATGTCCACGTCACCAAGTTCCAGGCCATGATGTTCATGAATAAGGATTCTGACCCGATCTTATGCCACACATTCCCAACTTTCCTAGATGGAGCCGCTCTGATTTGGTTTTCCAACCTCCCTAAAGGCTCCATTTCTAACTTCGACGAACTAGCAGCCCAGTTCGTCAACCACTTCGCCGCATCTAAAATATATGTCCATAACTCCGACTACCTAAGCACCATCAAGCAGGGACCGAACGAAAGCCTAAAAGACTACATGACTAGGTTTGCCGAAGCAACCAACGAGATACCTAACCTAAACCCCGAAGTCCATCTCCACGCCTTAAAGAGCGGCCTTCGGCCAGGGAAATTCCAAGAATCCGTAGTCATTGCAAAACCAAAAACCTTGGCCGAGGTGGAAGAATTCCGGGCACTGCGAAGAGCAGATAAGCCTATCCCAAGCAGAGACGAGGAAAG GGAGGACATAATAAAGGACATATTGCACTCAAAACTTATCAAACCCCCAAATAGGGCCGGTACTTATCAAGACCAGCATTATTTGGACAAATCAAAGTATTGTGCCTTCCACCAGAAGTACGGCCACACCACGGATGACTGCGTAATAGCCAAGGACGTCCTCGAAAAGCTCGCCCGCCAAGGGCTACTAGGCAAGTACATTTCCAGCCGAGGAAGGAAGCGAAGCACAGACGATCTCGGCCAACAATCCAAACCGACTGACAATTCCCGAGATAAAGGGAAAAAGGTAGATAACGATATCAATCCACCCCGCAGAATAATAAACCGTATTTCTGGTGATTTTGCAGGTGGCGGATGCACAAACTTGGCACGAAAAAGGTCGTACCGAACTATGATGACGATGACAGAAACCACCACGTCCCAACCAGTCGAGAAGGACAAGCCAGAAATCTCATTCGTCCCGAAAGACTATAAAGCAAATGACCGGAACTTAGATGACCCGGTTGTCATCACAGCACAAGTCGGGGAGCCATTAGTAAGGAAGATCCTAATGGACTCAGGAAGCAGCGCCGACGTACTTTTCTACTCAACTTTCCAAAAGATGAAACTCAGCGACAAGAATCTCCAACCCTCTTCCGAAGAACTGGTAGGTTTCTCAGGTGAGCGTGTCTTCATTCGAGGTTACATCTGGTTACAAACCACCTTCGGAGAATACCCCAACAGTAAAACAATAGATATACAATATCTTGTTGTAGACTGCAGAAATCCATATAACATCATTTTAGGCAGACAATCCTTGAACGCATTCAATGCTATTGTTTCTACTGTGCATTTGTGTGTTAAGTTTCTTTCACAGGACAACAAAGTCATTACCATCCACGGAGACTAG